In Bacillota bacterium, the genomic window TTCGACTCTCCCGAGGCCAGGAAGGGCATGCAGTTTGCCGTCGACCTGGTGGCCCGCTACGGGGTCGAGGACCCCAAGTTCGGGTCGCGCTGGACGGCGTTCCGGCAGAGCAAGCTGGGCATGGTCTGGGCGCACCCCGCGATGGTGGGCAGCTTCCGCGCCACGGTACCCGATCTCCGGTTCGAAACGAGTGAGGTGCCGGCCGCTGCGCCCGGCGGGAGCCGGACGTCGCTTCTGACGAGCTGGGCATACGTCGTCTCCACCCGCGCAAAGAGCAAGGCCGAAATGGAAGCCGCCACGCGGTGGGTCGTTTACCTGACCTCGGCGGATGCGCAGCGGCGGTGGACCGTCGAGACCGGGGAGCTCCCGGCCCACCGGGAGCTGCTCGCCAACCCCGAACTGCGAAGCGACCGGGTGCTGTGGGCAGGCCTGGACTCCCTGACGTCGGCCGTTGCCACACCCTGGCGCAGCCGCTCCATCACCGAGGAACTGCCGCACAAGGCGTACCAGATGATGCTGCTCGAGGGCAAGACGGCCGACGCGGCCCTCCGGTGGCTCCAGGGGGAGGCCATCAAGGCGGAGCTCGAGCAGCGAGAAAAGGAACAGATGTAGCAACCACGAGCAACAGGGGCGCGGGGCGGCGGCACGCCGGCGGCCGCCCCCGCACCCCCATCTGGGAGCGTTTGAGAGATGCAAGAGGCGTCCCGGATCCTCTACAGGGTGCAGCGCCAATCGGCTCCCTACCTCTTCGTGGCGCCGGCGGTCATCTTCTACCTGATCGTGACGGTCATCCCCATGGTCATGGGGTTCTGGATGAGCCTGCACCGGTGGAACATCATCGGTCGGCGCCAGATATGGCTCGGGCTCGGCAATTACGTCGCACTCTTTCACGACCCGTCGTTCTGGCGCTCCCTGTACAACAGCCTCGTCTACGCAGCCGGAGTCGTGCCGGCCGAACTCGTCGGGGGGCTTCTCGTCGCGGTGCTGCTCAACAGCGGCCTGCGGCTGCGCACCTTTTACCGGCTCATCTACTACCTGCCCGTCATCACGCCGGTGGCGGTGGCGGCCGTGATCTGGAGGTGGATTTACGACCCGTACTACGGCATCTTCACGTGGGCCGTGCGCACCGTGGGGCTTGGCCCTCGGGACTGGCTCAACGACACGCGAACGGCCATGACGGCCGTCATGATCGTGGCCGTCTGGGGCGGCATCGGCTTTCGAATGGTGGTGTTCCTGGCGGCGCTGCAGGGTATCCCGAGCACGTTCTACGAGGCCGCCCGAATCGACGGGGCGGACACGTGGCAGCTCTTCAGGGCCATTACCCTTCCGCTGTTGAAGCCCGCGGTGCTCTTCGTGCTCATTACGAGCTTCATCAGCTCGCTTCAGGTCTTCCCCCTCATCAACATTCTGACGGGCGGTGGGCCGCTGGATGCGACCCGCGTGGTGGTTTACGACATCTTCGACCGGGCCTTCGGTGACATGCGCTTCGGGGCGGCGGCGGCCATGAGCTTCATGCTCTTCGCCGTGATCATGATCATCTCGCTTCTGCAGTGGCGATTCCTCGGGCGGGACGTGACGTACGAATGAGGCGGTATCTCAAGTCTGCCACTGTCTACTTGCTGCTCTCGGCCGGCGGGCTGACCATGCTCGTCCCCTTCGCGTGGCTCATCCTCTCCTCCATCAAGCCGCTCCCGGAAGTGATGCGCTACCCGCCCACGTTCATCCCGGAGCAGCCCACGCTCGACAACTTCCGGCAGGTGTTCAAGACCGTTCCGTTCGGGCGGTACTACCTCAACTCCGTCATCGTATCGGTCCCGACCACGCTCGTCACCGTGCTGACCTGCACGATGGCGGGCTTCGGGTTCGCCAAGTACCGGTTCGCGGGGCGGTCGGTGTTGTTCTGGGTCATCCTGAGCACCATGATGATCCCCTACCCGGCCACCATCGTGCCCCTCTATGTGATGGCCCACCGCGCGGGGCTGGTGGACTCCTACGCGGGGCTCATCGTGGTGCACCTGTCCAGCGCTTTCGGCATCTTCATGATGCGCCAGTTCTTGAGCACGCTGCCTGACGAAATGATGGATGCCGCCCGGATCGACGGGGCCAGCGAAGCGCGCATCCTCGTTCAAATCGTGCTGCCTCACGCCAAGCCGGCCATGGCCGCCCTCAGCCTGTTCACGTTCACCGGGTACTGGAACGCCTACATCTGGCCCCTGATCGTGGTCAACTCTGAACGCCTCAAGACGCTGCCCATCGCCATCCCGGAGTTCTCCGGGCAGTACTTCAGCTTCCAGAACCTCATCAACGCGGCGTCGCTGATGGCCATCGCGCCGGTGCTCCTCATCTTCCTCCTCGCCCAGCGCTACATGGTCGAGGGCATCGCGTTCACGGGCTCGAAGGGGTAGCGGCCAGGCCATGCGGGTCATGACCTACAACATCCGCCACGCCCGCGGGCTCGACGGCCGGGTGGACCTCGGGCGGGTGAGCCGCGTCATCCGCGAGGTGAATGCCGACCTGGTGGGCCTGCAGGAAGTGGACCAGCACTGGGGGCTGCGCTCGGGTTTTGCCGCGCAGGCCGCCCGGCTGGCCGAAGGGCTGGGCATGCGCTGGGCGTTCGCAGCGGCCGTCCCCCGGAGGTGGCCCTTCCCGGCCGGGCGGCCCTGCGGGTTTGGCAACGCGCTCTTGAGCCGCTTCCCGGTCTTCGGGCACGAGGTCGTCACGCTGCCCCGGCACGGTACCCGGGAAAACCGCTGCCTGCTTGTGGCGCGGGTCGAGGCGTCCGGCCGGGAGATGGTGGTCGGGGTCACGCATCTGGGCCTGAGCCGCGAGGAG contains:
- a CDS encoding sugar ABC transporter permease, yielding MQEASRILYRVQRQSAPYLFVAPAVIFYLIVTVIPMVMGFWMSLHRWNIIGRRQIWLGLGNYVALFHDPSFWRSLYNSLVYAAGVVPAELVGGLLVAVLLNSGLRLRTFYRLIYYLPVITPVAVAAVIWRWIYDPYYGIFTWAVRTVGLGPRDWLNDTRTAMTAVMIVAVWGGIGFRMVVFLAALQGIPSTFYEAARIDGADTWQLFRAITLPLLKPAVLFVLITSFISSLQVFPLINILTGGGPLDATRVVVYDIFDRAFGDMRFGAAAAMSFMLFAVIMIISLLQWRFLGRDVTYE
- a CDS encoding carbohydrate ABC transporter permease — encoded protein: MRRYLKSATVYLLLSAGGLTMLVPFAWLILSSIKPLPEVMRYPPTFIPEQPTLDNFRQVFKTVPFGRYYLNSVIVSVPTTLVTVLTCTMAGFGFAKYRFAGRSVLFWVILSTMMIPYPATIVPLYVMAHRAGLVDSYAGLIVVHLSSAFGIFMMRQFLSTLPDEMMDAARIDGASEARILVQIVLPHAKPAMAALSLFTFTGYWNAYIWPLIVVNSERLKTLPIAIPEFSGQYFSFQNLINAASLMAIAPVLLIFLLAQRYMVEGIAFTGSKG
- a CDS encoding endonuclease/exonuclease/phosphatase family protein, which encodes MRVMTYNIRHARGLDGRVDLGRVSRVIREVNADLVGLQEVDQHWGLRSGFAAQAARLAEGLGMRWAFAAAVPRRWPFPAGRPCGFGNALLSRFPVFGHEVVTLPRHGTRENRCLLVARVEASGREMVVGVTHLGLSREERLVHVQTVRQRLEQAGLPVILMGDWNDRPGSPEVTAITARWQDAAAVAESLTGTQLATFRYDSRDGRPDVRIDYIFASPEFRVHSAWTVESEASDHLPLVADLDWV